The following proteins are co-located in the Acidicapsa acidisoli genome:
- a CDS encoding ParB N-terminal domain-containing protein, with the protein MRLPTSSATKRSAPQNAESIRQNGLIQPITVRPDASGFEIVAGARRFRASQLAELFSIPARIVELDDVAAQEWQLVELSTVGKFFLSLHAARHVVYM; encoded by the coding sequence ATGCGGCTCCCCACTTCATCGGCAACAAAACGATCAGCGCCACAAAATGCCGAAAGCATTCGGCAGAATGGCCTCATCCAACCCATCACCGTCAGGCCCGACGCCAGCGGATTCGAGATTGTCGCGGGCGCACGTCGCTTCCGCGCATCACAGTTGGCAGAGTTGTTTTCCATTCCTGCCCGCATCGTTGAACTGGACGATGTAGCCGCCCAAGAATGGCAGTTGGTCGAATTATCTACAGTTGGCAAGTTCTTTCTTTCTCTTCATGCGGCCCGGCACGTCGTTTATATGTAA
- a CDS encoding DUF6262 family protein codes for MVRNLAGLKRSTQSRSDGAMSRATAAIRKMQSEEVEINFRSVATQAGVSTAWLYRTKSMRDKIMKARTTSPTVAGEIPQHRQRLSQERVVATLRLRIRTLEVINRELKEQLEAVYGELAVVQPKLESLHRTSQ; via the coding sequence ATGGTTAGGAATCTGGCAGGTCTGAAGCGCAGTACTCAATCGCGCAGCGACGGAGCGATGTCGCGCGCCACCGCAGCAATCCGAAAGATGCAGTCCGAGGAAGTTGAAATCAACTTCCGCAGCGTTGCCACACAAGCTGGCGTCTCGACGGCATGGCTTTACCGAACGAAGTCCATGCGGGACAAAATCATGAAGGCGCGAACCACCTCGCCGACTGTTGCCGGCGAAATTCCGCAGCATCGTCAGCGGCTCTCGCAGGAACGAGTCGTGGCAACCCTGCGACTCCGCATTCGAACTTTGGAGGTAATCAATCGCGAGTTGAAAGAGCAGCTCGAAGCCGTCTACGGCGAACTTGCGGTGGTACAACCGAAGCTGGAGTCCTTGCACCGAACGTCTCAATAA
- a CDS encoding tyrosine-type recombinase/integrase: MIGVGRVLFAFFEDYLKTQKGLRPGSVRSYRDTMKLFLAYVSASCRRPITRLSLADLSAQRVRDFLSTMESTRGNRVSTRNQRLAALHTFYRFLALRHPEMLAEAQQVEAIPVKRTAPPHTLFLEHDEIETLFRSLPRNGILALRDRALFMVLYNTGARAQEVADLRVEDVDLDGPLRARLHGKGDKWRSCPIWPETAELLKKLTADVHGNQGVPLFMSRQRKPLTRFGIYKIVKRHTSALSPTTPDKRRRSVSPHVFRHSTAVGLLEQGVDVNVIRAWLGHVSLETTNRYVEITLRTKQAAVEACLPPTGTSESAHPTKGWRDDQELLKWLSSL, encoded by the coding sequence ATGATCGGAGTGGGGCGAGTGCTGTTCGCATTTTTCGAAGACTACCTCAAGACGCAGAAGGGTCTTCGGCCCGGTTCGGTTCGAAGCTATCGGGACACAATGAAGCTCTTCCTTGCCTATGTCTCCGCCAGTTGCCGGCGGCCGATCACCCGCTTATCGCTTGCTGACCTGTCAGCACAGCGCGTGCGCGACTTCCTCAGCACCATGGAATCCACGCGCGGCAATCGTGTAAGCACACGCAATCAGCGGCTAGCTGCCTTGCATACCTTCTACCGCTTCCTCGCTCTCAGGCATCCTGAGATGCTGGCTGAAGCCCAGCAAGTGGAGGCGATTCCTGTCAAACGCACCGCGCCTCCCCACACCCTGTTCCTGGAACACGACGAAATCGAAACCCTTTTCCGGAGCTTGCCACGCAACGGCATCCTTGCGCTGCGCGATCGGGCTCTCTTCATGGTGCTATACAACACCGGTGCGCGAGCGCAGGAAGTGGCCGACCTGAGAGTCGAAGATGTTGATCTCGACGGGCCACTGCGCGCACGTCTTCACGGCAAGGGCGATAAGTGGCGAAGTTGTCCGATCTGGCCTGAAACTGCTGAACTGTTGAAGAAGTTGACAGCCGACGTACACGGGAACCAAGGCGTTCCCTTGTTCATGTCTCGTCAGCGAAAGCCTCTGACGCGGTTCGGCATTTACAAAATCGTTAAGCGGCACACGTCCGCCTTGTCTCCCACCACTCCGGATAAGAGGCGCCGGAGCGTATCTCCGCACGTTTTCCGTCACTCCACGGCGGTTGGCCTGCTGGAGCAAGGCGTAGACGTCAATGTCATCCGAGCCTGGCTGGGACATGTCAGCTTGGAGACCACCAACCGTTATGTCGAAATCACCTTAAGGACGAAGCAGGCTGCTGTGGAGGCTTGCCTCCCGCCAACCGGAACTTCGGAATCAGCTCACCCAACGAAAGGATGGCGTGACGATCAAGAGCTGTTGAAATGGCTTAGCTCGCTGTAA
- a CDS encoding hydrolase yields the protein MNGAETLLSPGQCVMLFVDFQAGLAFGVESTARQTLLNNAVALARTSQVYDVPVIVSTSASRVYSGPLFPVLHAVLPGVEPIERRNMNAWEDETARSAVLATGRKRLLVAGLLTEACVSFPVLSALSEGFEVFVVGDACGGLTTVGHDLAMHRMEGAGAKLTSWIQVLLEFQRDWTRHETYAGARQIVEEHGGGYGIGLTYARDMIHPNTKQ from the coding sequence ATGAATGGTGCTGAAACACTCTTAAGTCCGGGGCAGTGTGTAATGTTGTTCGTGGATTTCCAGGCTGGACTCGCGTTTGGTGTGGAATCTACGGCACGGCAAACACTGCTTAACAATGCGGTCGCGCTGGCTCGCACCTCGCAGGTCTACGATGTACCCGTTATCGTCTCGACTTCGGCATCGCGGGTATACAGCGGGCCGCTGTTTCCGGTCCTCCATGCAGTTCTGCCCGGTGTCGAGCCAATCGAGCGGCGAAACATGAATGCATGGGAAGATGAAACGGCACGGAGCGCCGTTCTGGCCACAGGCAGAAAGCGCCTTCTGGTCGCGGGATTGCTGACGGAGGCATGCGTATCGTTTCCTGTGCTCTCCGCGTTATCAGAAGGCTTCGAAGTATTCGTAGTAGGGGATGCCTGTGGAGGGCTCACGACCGTCGGCCATGATTTGGCGATGCATCGAATGGAAGGTGCTGGGGCAAAGCTGACGAGTTGGATTCAGGTGCTTCTCGAATTCCAGCGTGATTGGACGCGGCACGAAACCTACGCAGGTGCACGACAAATCGTCGAAGAGCACGGAGGTGGATACGGAATCGGGCTAACATATGCACGCGACATGATTCACCCAAATACGAAACAGTAA
- a CDS encoding tyrosine-type recombinase/integrase yields the protein MNTPFFQSFLAPYLHQFVQYKRALNRKYLNDAHTLRLLDRYLYNHNIADWHAVDSAVVDDFLASRPAVGPRRYNLILYAVRRFFAFAIMQQWTRRNPVTASPRRITGSRIPYLFDLDTARRLMAEARKLPERSRAPYRGLVYETIFALLYGLGLRVGEVSRLKMGDADFTRNLLFIRETKFAKSRYVPMGPRLTQRLKDYVAERYGSTPTSDLPMFTFNSKRGGVDEGTISITFHALWPKLELHIPPGVSPPRLHDLRHSFAVATLLRWYREGIDPNCRLMHLATFLGHVDPTSTSVYLTITEELLNQAAQRFQVLAPKGGAQ from the coding sequence ATGAACACTCCCTTTTTCCAGAGCTTCCTGGCGCCGTACCTCCATCAGTTCGTGCAATACAAGCGTGCACTGAACCGCAAGTACTTAAACGATGCGCATACGTTGCGCCTGTTGGACCGGTATCTCTACAACCACAACATCGCCGACTGGCACGCCGTCGATAGCGCTGTAGTCGATGATTTCCTGGCGTCCCGTCCTGCAGTAGGGCCAAGGAGATACAACCTCATTCTGTATGCAGTGCGCCGGTTCTTTGCCTTTGCAATTATGCAGCAGTGGACGCGGCGGAATCCTGTGACCGCTAGTCCACGCCGCATTACCGGCAGCCGGATTCCATACTTATTCGATCTCGATACCGCGAGACGTCTAATGGCAGAAGCACGAAAACTGCCGGAGAGATCTCGTGCGCCCTATCGAGGCCTTGTGTACGAGACGATTTTTGCTCTGCTTTATGGTCTGGGATTGCGGGTAGGCGAAGTGTCACGACTGAAGATGGGCGATGCCGATTTCACACGCAATCTGCTGTTCATCCGGGAGACGAAATTCGCCAAAAGCCGATATGTGCCAATGGGACCTCGTCTTACACAGCGCCTGAAAGATTACGTGGCAGAACGGTATGGAAGCACGCCAACTTCCGACCTGCCAATGTTCACCTTCAACTCTAAGCGTGGCGGTGTCGATGAAGGGACAATCAGCATCACTTTTCATGCCCTCTGGCCCAAGCTGGAACTGCATATCCCGCCGGGCGTGTCGCCACCGCGACTCCATGACCTGCGCCACTCGTTTGCTGTCGCCACGCTGCTTCGATGGTACCGGGAAGGCATCGACCCCAACTGCCGGTTGATGCACCTCGCCACGTTCCTCGGCCACGTCGATCCCACTTCCACCTCTGTATACCTGACGATCACCGAAGAGCTTCTCAACCAGGCTGCTCAACGCTTCCAGGTGCTCGCCCCGAAAGGAGGTGCACAATGA
- a CDS encoding glyoxalase, giving the protein MQRESLVHRCTVALLIVSASICSAQSAPTIAVAPQYDTTHVYVAPENVDAFVKAFLGTFGGTSTKQVVATVTPTPSSTTSQLLQTPVGTVSLFAFKTPVPYPFGAERTGYLVSDFDAAIAAAKSTGADVLVDSFPDPIGRDAVIQWPGGVNTQLYWHFKTPSYQPFQMVPENRVYLSSVRVAEFLQSFLAFSHGKVVSDDPHAAGVEIGRAGETFRRIRVESLFGKLTVLMTDGHLPYPYGRELTGYEVVSLTDTLAKAKSLGVGIIVQPYTSDGRRAAMVEFPGGYIAEVHEIIR; this is encoded by the coding sequence ATGCAGAGAGAGTCCTTAGTCCATCGTTGCACAGTTGCTCTTCTGATCGTCAGCGCTTCTATATGCTCAGCTCAATCCGCTCCAACCATCGCTGTCGCCCCTCAATACGACACAACGCATGTCTACGTTGCGCCCGAGAACGTGGACGCATTTGTGAAGGCGTTTCTCGGCACATTCGGCGGTACGAGTACAAAGCAAGTAGTGGCTACTGTTACACCAACACCGAGCAGTACCACTTCGCAGCTTCTGCAGACGCCAGTGGGCACTGTGTCTCTCTTCGCGTTCAAAACGCCGGTTCCTTATCCCTTTGGCGCCGAGAGGACCGGATACCTCGTATCAGATTTTGACGCTGCAATCGCTGCCGCAAAATCAACGGGAGCCGACGTGCTCGTTGACTCGTTTCCCGATCCAATTGGTCGTGACGCCGTCATCCAATGGCCGGGTGGAGTCAATACTCAGCTCTACTGGCACTTCAAGACACCCTCTTATCAGCCATTTCAGATGGTCCCCGAGAATCGCGTTTACTTGTCGTCCGTCCGAGTCGCAGAATTCCTACAGAGCTTCCTCGCCTTTTCTCACGGGAAAGTCGTATCCGATGATCCGCACGCGGCCGGCGTCGAAATTGGACGCGCTGGCGAAACCTTCCGTCGGATTAGGGTCGAGTCCCTTTTCGGCAAACTCACGGTCCTGATGACAGACGGGCACCTTCCATACCCTTACGGAAGAGAGCTGACCGGCTACGAAGTTGTGAGCCTTACCGATACGCTGGCTAAGGCGAAATCGCTCGGAGTCGGCATCATTGTCCAACCATATACCTCAGACGGCCGGCGCGCGGCCATGGTCGAATTTCCAGGAGGATACATCGCGGAGGTACACGAGATTATCAGGTAA
- a CDS encoding tyrosine-type recombinase/integrase: MTANAHWTRATQIKLIAELEGFWAADLWDMHHSPVNDLSPNAKQRHLKFRCKSPALNGELKYLCWKKFSNGDWRSTQEISRVHRMIHWLNSMPTLPLSLMDRDFEGWREVYRNYLIELGQYKTGTTSRMNAQQHPAVTARDSGFVSTLRQSCILLKQAYDLRPAHHQDVWDLKRMGVPTNLSQSNGKMSFLAIEQEWLRAAVKSYLTYCLPLYSASTCRTRVQSLACFSQFLATERPRTTGRSITRRLLLEYVSYLQGRISVGTAKNHILNLRNFLEMAHREGWLAVGPDRLIYDEEVPRPSKPQPRYLQTTVLDQLNEHLSDLQPSWRCKVLILQECGMRISELLQLPIDCLTQDARGVYYLRYMQGKVKRENAIPVSKEIAQIVQEQQAEARSRRKPSIWLFPNERGGVIKQATFSNRINRLAYDHDIRDAAGKLFRFQAHQFRHTVGTRMINLGVPHHIIQRYLGHKGPEMTSRYAHIHDATMKDKLSEYLKGTLIDVSGKVVAEEGVNDTADLQWFTRSVLAQALTNGYCAIPIVAGPCPHPNACLNCAHFRTDATFLEVHRAELHETERVIAKADANGWVRQSEMNARKRTSLINIVTTLETHHG, encoded by the coding sequence ATGACCGCCAATGCTCACTGGACCCGCGCAACTCAGATCAAGCTCATCGCTGAGTTGGAAGGCTTCTGGGCAGCCGATCTATGGGACATGCACCACAGCCCAGTGAACGACTTGTCTCCCAATGCAAAGCAACGCCACCTGAAGTTCCGGTGCAAATCTCCGGCTCTCAATGGGGAGTTGAAGTATCTGTGCTGGAAGAAGTTCTCCAACGGCGACTGGCGAAGCACTCAAGAAATCTCCCGTGTTCATCGCATGATCCACTGGCTGAACAGCATGCCAACTTTGCCGCTGTCCCTGATGGACAGAGACTTCGAAGGATGGCGCGAAGTCTACCGGAATTATCTGATCGAGCTTGGGCAATACAAGACGGGAACGACGAGCCGCATGAACGCCCAGCAACATCCCGCTGTCACAGCACGAGACAGCGGCTTCGTTAGCACTCTGCGGCAGTCCTGCATCCTGCTCAAGCAGGCCTACGATCTTCGTCCCGCGCACCATCAAGATGTCTGGGATCTGAAACGCATGGGTGTGCCCACCAACCTCTCGCAATCGAACGGCAAGATGAGCTTTCTTGCGATCGAACAGGAATGGCTTCGTGCGGCGGTAAAGTCCTACTTGACCTACTGCCTGCCGCTTTACTCTGCTAGCACTTGCCGCACCAGAGTACAGTCCCTTGCATGCTTTTCGCAGTTCCTCGCAACGGAGAGGCCGCGTACGACGGGAAGATCCATCACACGGAGACTGCTTCTCGAATATGTCAGCTATCTGCAAGGAAGAATCAGCGTCGGGACGGCGAAGAACCACATACTCAATCTTCGCAACTTCCTTGAGATGGCGCATCGGGAGGGATGGCTTGCGGTTGGGCCGGACCGTCTGATCTACGACGAAGAAGTCCCGCGTCCATCCAAACCTCAGCCTCGTTACCTGCAAACAACGGTACTGGACCAACTGAATGAGCACCTCTCCGATCTGCAACCGTCATGGCGCTGCAAGGTGCTCATCCTCCAGGAATGCGGCATGCGCATCAGCGAACTGCTCCAGCTACCCATCGACTGCCTCACGCAGGACGCACGCGGCGTCTACTACCTGCGGTACATGCAAGGGAAGGTGAAGCGAGAAAACGCAATCCCCGTCTCAAAGGAGATCGCGCAGATTGTGCAAGAACAACAGGCTGAAGCGCGAAGCCGCAGGAAGCCTTCGATTTGGCTGTTTCCGAACGAGCGAGGAGGAGTCATCAAACAAGCCACCTTCTCAAACCGGATCAATCGGCTCGCTTACGACCACGATATCCGTGATGCCGCCGGCAAGTTGTTCCGCTTCCAGGCGCACCAGTTCCGCCACACGGTAGGAACGCGCATGATCAACCTCGGCGTTCCACATCACATCATCCAGCGCTACCTCGGGCATAAGGGGCCCGAGATGACGAGCCGTTACGCTCATATCCACGACGCCACGATGAAGGACAAGCTATCGGAGTATCTGAAAGGCACTCTGATCGATGTCTCTGGCAAAGTGGTTGCGGAGGAGGGGGTAAACGACACCGCCGATCTTCAGTGGTTCACCCGCAGTGTACTGGCGCAAGCTCTGACTAACGGCTACTGCGCGATACCCATCGTGGCAGGGCCATGCCCGCATCCAAATGCCTGCCTCAACTGCGCCCACTTCCGAACCGACGCTACTTTCCTCGAAGTTCATCGCGCTGAACTCCACGAGACGGAGCGCGTCATCGCCAAGGCCGATGCCAACGGATGGGTGCGACAGAGTGAGATGAACGCGCGGAAACGAACAAGCCTCATCAACATCGTTACAACACTGGAGACTCATCATGGTTAG
- a CDS encoding alpha/beta hydrolase gives MLDPHADTPIAYTGHDLHGAGCVVILLHGRGSSAEDILRLADAFYDERISFLAPQAANDTWYPNSFLAPIEQNEPWLSSAIAKVAGLIQNCVTAGVTLSRVVLCGFSQGACLAAESVARHPTHYGALIAFTGGLIGPSDLGIRHEGSLVGTAALLSSGDPDPHVPWSRVEASAIELKRMGARVELMRHPGRPHTILDQELEAGRSLIQNLL, from the coding sequence ATGCTTGATCCACACGCAGACACGCCTATCGCCTACACTGGACACGACCTTCATGGCGCAGGTTGCGTGGTGATCCTTCTCCATGGTCGAGGCAGTTCCGCAGAAGACATCCTCCGTCTTGCGGATGCCTTCTACGATGAGCGCATATCCTTTCTCGCTCCCCAGGCCGCGAACGACACCTGGTACCCGAATTCGTTTCTCGCTCCTATCGAACAGAATGAGCCATGGCTATCGTCAGCAATCGCCAAAGTTGCAGGTCTTATTCAAAATTGCGTGACCGCTGGAGTCACGCTCAGTCGCGTTGTGCTTTGCGGCTTCTCTCAAGGAGCGTGTCTCGCGGCTGAATCCGTTGCCCGTCATCCAACACATTATGGAGCTCTAATCGCATTCACCGGGGGCTTAATAGGACCCTCTGATCTCGGAATCCGTCATGAAGGATCGCTCGTTGGAACGGCAGCTCTACTCAGTTCTGGAGACCCCGATCCGCATGTCCCCTGGTCCCGCGTGGAAGCCTCGGCTATTGAGCTGAAGCGAATGGGAGCCCGCGTTGAACTCATGCGCCACCCCGGCAGGCCACATACAATCCTTGATCAAGAGCTAGAGGCCGGTCGATCTCTCATTCAGAACCTGCTCTGA
- a CDS encoding ring-cleaving dioxygenase: MPEPIVGLHHVTAIASDPQRNLDFYCEVLGLRFVKRTVNFDDPGSYHFYFGDDAGSPGSILTFFAWPHAPRGRVGVGETSSVAFSIPQSSLEFWERRILANGSPVEHVGERFGDPVLRLGDPDGMQIELIGRENPPDFIAPRTSDVPVEHAIRGFDGVTLCEMGVELTSSVLETMGFSNARGEKNRIRFTSSASVPGNYVDILVQPELVYGDMGAGTIHHIAFRVPTDRAQLEWRQALSKVTLNVTPVRDRTYFHSIYFREPGGVLFEIATEPPGFTFDEPIEHLGEALKLPPWLEEHRADIEQSLPPIGLPHFRKEQADA, encoded by the coding sequence ATGCCGGAGCCCATAGTCGGACTGCATCACGTAACTGCAATCGCCTCGGACCCGCAGCGCAACCTTGATTTCTACTGTGAGGTGCTTGGACTCCGTTTTGTCAAACGTACCGTGAACTTCGACGACCCCGGCTCATATCACTTCTACTTTGGAGACGATGCAGGGTCGCCAGGCTCAATCCTTACATTTTTTGCTTGGCCGCATGCGCCACGCGGTCGAGTCGGAGTCGGGGAGACTTCTTCTGTCGCATTTTCTATACCGCAATCATCGCTCGAGTTTTGGGAACGACGCATCTTAGCCAATGGATCTCCCGTCGAGCATGTTGGCGAGCGCTTCGGTGACCCCGTACTCAGGCTCGGCGACCCAGACGGAATGCAAATTGAATTGATCGGACGGGAGAATCCGCCGGACTTCATAGCACCACGCACCAGCGATGTCCCTGTTGAGCACGCAATTCGTGGATTTGATGGTGTTACCCTTTGCGAAATGGGCGTGGAACTAACCTCATCAGTCCTCGAAACAATGGGATTTTCAAACGCACGTGGGGAGAAGAATCGCATTCGGTTCACGTCGTCGGCAAGCGTGCCGGGGAATTACGTCGACATTCTTGTTCAGCCGGAACTGGTCTACGGAGACATGGGAGCCGGGACAATACATCACATTGCCTTTCGAGTACCGACTGACCGTGCTCAGTTGGAGTGGCGACAGGCCCTGTCGAAAGTGACTCTCAATGTCACTCCGGTGCGCGACCGCACCTACTTTCATTCCATTTACTTTCGTGAGCCCGGCGGCGTTTTGTTTGAAATTGCCACCGAGCCGCCCGGATTCACTTTCGATGAGCCGATCGAGCACCTCGGCGAAGCCCTCAAACTTCCGCCGTGGCTCGAAGAACACCGTGCAGATATTGAACAATCGCTTCCGCCCATAGGTTTGCCGCACTTCCGGAAAGAGCAAGCCGATGCTTGA
- a CDS encoding immunity 53 family protein has product MDSLAWLQNWYTEQCDGDWEHANGVQIDTLDNPGWSVNINLQDTRYSEVLNAVIVDENVGDSDWIVCRIVDGKSEGRGDSQKLLVIVQRFRSWIDNF; this is encoded by the coding sequence ATGGACAGTCTTGCGTGGCTTCAAAATTGGTATACCGAACAGTGTGACGGCGATTGGGAGCACGCGAACGGAGTTCAGATTGACACCCTTGACAATCCTGGTTGGAGTGTCAACATCAACCTCCAGGACACTCGGTATAGCGAGGTATTGAATGCCGTGATCGTCGATGAAAACGTCGGAGACTCAGACTGGATTGTTTGCAGGATTGTCGATGGGAAATCCGAAGGTCGCGGTGACTCTCAAAAGCTCTTGGTAATTGTTCAAAGATTTCGCAGCTGGATCGATAACTTTTGA
- a CDS encoding site-specific integrase gives MLEHFFVKPSTIDRIRDTWLGPQIDSYVEWLEANGYARPTILRRVTHVYHFAAFAQKRGCTEVASAFDLIEEFVSEWLVQHGAEAKTAAALRKHAIDVGNGLRQMLRLARDGRVMSNRHRRPFPLVSVVPGFQEYLRDERGLMESTIHGYRHHLHVFGEYLRKAGITSFGELSPALVSSFIVDCAPGLAPTSRRELCGHLKVLLSFCHRQRITDRNLSGAVGMSQVYRLADVPRSITWDEVRRTLDVVDRRTIRGRRDYAILLLLVTYGLRAHEVAKLTLEDIDWKRERLQVPERKAGHATAYPLAGVVAEALIDYFKRGRPETQDRHLFFRVVAPRAPISPAAVASSAVFYLQKAGIKVRRAGSHTFRHTCVQRLIDAEFPLKTIGDYVGHRSPESTRIYTKVAIEALREVAMGDGEAL, from the coding sequence ATGTTAGAGCACTTCTTTGTCAAACCTTCAACCATCGACCGAATCCGTGACACCTGGCTTGGGCCTCAAATCGACAGTTATGTGGAATGGCTGGAGGCCAACGGCTACGCTCGGCCTACCATTCTTCGCCGGGTGACACACGTATACCACTTTGCCGCGTTCGCACAAAAGCGGGGCTGCACAGAGGTAGCTTCCGCCTTCGATCTAATCGAGGAGTTCGTATCCGAATGGCTAGTCCAACATGGAGCCGAAGCAAAGACAGCCGCAGCGTTGCGCAAACATGCGATTGATGTGGGCAACGGCTTGCGGCAGATGCTGCGGCTCGCCAGAGATGGGCGTGTGATGTCGAATCGGCATCGCCGTCCATTTCCGCTTGTGTCAGTAGTTCCAGGTTTTCAGGAATATCTGCGCGATGAACGCGGGCTCATGGAAAGTACGATTCATGGATATCGTCACCATTTGCATGTCTTCGGAGAATACCTTCGCAAGGCTGGCATCACTTCGTTTGGCGAGTTGTCGCCGGCGCTGGTGTCATCGTTCATCGTTGACTGTGCACCGGGGCTGGCTCCCACTTCCCGCCGCGAGCTCTGCGGTCATTTGAAGGTGCTGCTGAGTTTCTGCCATCGGCAGAGAATTACGGACAGGAATCTCAGCGGCGCAGTGGGCATGTCGCAGGTATACCGGCTGGCCGATGTCCCCCGATCAATCACCTGGGATGAAGTCCGTCGCACGTTGGACGTTGTGGACCGCAGGACCATCCGGGGGCGGCGAGACTATGCTATTTTGCTGCTCCTCGTCACCTACGGCCTGCGCGCCCATGAAGTTGCCAAGCTAACGCTGGAGGATATCGACTGGAAACGCGAGCGCCTTCAGGTACCAGAACGCAAGGCCGGCCATGCGACTGCCTATCCGCTTGCCGGCGTTGTGGCTGAAGCGTTGATCGACTATTTCAAGCGTGGGCGGCCTGAGACGCAGGATCGCCATCTATTTTTCCGCGTGGTGGCGCCGCGTGCTCCGATCAGTCCGGCGGCGGTTGCATCAAGCGCCGTGTTTTATCTTCAGAAGGCAGGGATCAAGGTCCGACGGGCAGGATCGCACACCTTCCGGCACACCTGCGTACAACGCCTGATCGACGCCGAATTTCCACTTAAGACTATCGGCGATTATGTTGGGCATCGCTCGCCGGAGTCCACACGCATCTATACGAAAGTCGCTATCGAAGCCCTGCGCGAGGTTGCCATGGGCGATGGGGAGGCTCTATGA
- a CDS encoding hydrolase, which yields MKLQPRSEKGLLTPDNCVITLIDHQPQMLFGVASIDRQSLINNVVGFAKAARIFSVPLILSTVETKSFSGNLWPQLQAIYPDQTPIERSSMNSWDDEKFVAAVKKTGRKKIVLAGLWTEVCVAFPTIQAIHDGYEVYVVEDLCGDLDEKTHQAAMRRVEQAGAKPVTWIQVMLEWQRDWSQRETYAAVMDVVKNHAGAYGMGVEYAYTMVHNAPATVHPGWEVPEELVHS from the coding sequence ATGAAACTGCAACCGAGAAGTGAAAAGGGGCTGCTGACGCCAGATAACTGTGTCATCACCCTCATTGACCATCAACCTCAAATGCTGTTCGGCGTGGCAAGCATCGACCGGCAGTCTTTGATCAACAACGTCGTCGGCTTCGCCAAGGCGGCGCGAATCTTCAGCGTTCCTTTGATTCTGAGTACGGTCGAAACAAAGTCGTTCAGTGGAAATCTGTGGCCTCAGCTCCAAGCAATTTACCCCGATCAGACGCCGATTGAGCGCAGCAGCATGAATTCGTGGGATGACGAAAAGTTCGTTGCCGCTGTGAAAAAGACCGGCCGCAAGAAGATCGTGCTTGCCGGTTTGTGGACTGAAGTCTGCGTCGCATTCCCGACAATTCAGGCGATTCACGATGGATACGAAGTATACGTGGTGGAAGATCTGTGCGGCGATCTGGATGAGAAGACCCATCAAGCTGCCATGCGGCGAGTAGAACAGGCCGGGGCGAAGCCAGTCACCTGGATTCAGGTAATGCTCGAATGGCAGCGTGACTGGTCGCAGAGAGAAACCTATGCAGCCGTCATGGACGTTGTCAAGAATCACGCGGGCGCGTATGGCATGGGAGTTGAATACGCCTACACGATGGTTCACAATGCGCCGGCAACTGTTCATCCTGGCTGGGAAGTACCAGAAGAACTAGTGCACAGTTAG